A stretch of Corallococcus macrosporus DNA encodes these proteins:
- a CDS encoding YbhB/YbcL family Raf kinase inhibitor-like protein, whose translation MPKPLELTSPKFKDGTPIPIAYTGEGEDRAPPLHWENLPAGAKSLALIVEDPDAPDPANPQRTFCHWVLYNLPVNAQSLPDGATLDVLPEGVKLGRNDFGRQDYGGPMPPIGNHRYFFKLYALDTVLPDLKQPTRTQLLQAMEGHIVGETQLMGTYEKTHHRRAEHPH comes from the coding sequence ATGCCGAAGCCGCTCGAACTCACCTCGCCGAAGTTCAAGGACGGAACGCCCATCCCCATCGCCTACACCGGCGAGGGGGAAGACCGGGCGCCGCCCCTGCACTGGGAGAACCTGCCCGCCGGGGCCAAGAGCCTGGCCCTCATCGTGGAGGACCCGGACGCGCCGGACCCGGCGAACCCCCAGCGCACCTTCTGCCACTGGGTCCTCTACAACCTCCCCGTGAACGCCCAGAGCCTGCCGGACGGGGCCACCCTGGACGTGCTGCCGGAGGGGGTGAAGCTGGGGCGCAACGACTTCGGCCGGCAGGACTACGGCGGTCCCATGCCCCCCATCGGCAACCACCGGTACTTCTTCAAGCTGTACGCCCTGGACACGGTGCTGCCGGACCTGAAGCAGCCCACCCGCACGCAGCTGCTCCAGGCGATGGAGGGCCACATCGTCGGGGAGACGCAGCTCATGGGCACCTATGAGAAGACGCACCACCGGCGGGCGGAGCACCCCCACTGA
- a CDS encoding AtpZ/AtpI family protein: MADQEPRKQEDAPGSELGETARQMRAAEPYISAVWKLVGGAVVGVLGGYFLDKWLGTAPWLLLGLSLVGIGVGFYGFLHAMSQLGKRK; this comes from the coding sequence ATGGCAGACCAGGAGCCTCGCAAGCAGGAGGACGCGCCGGGCAGTGAGCTGGGCGAGACGGCCCGGCAGATGCGGGCGGCGGAGCCGTACATCTCCGCGGTCTGGAAGCTGGTGGGCGGGGCGGTGGTGGGGGTCCTGGGAGGGTACTTCCTGGACAAGTGGCTGGGGACTGCGCCCTGGCTGCTCCTGGGGCTGAGCCTGGTGGGGATTGGCGTGGGGTTCTACGGCTTCCTCCACGCGATGAGCCAGCTGGGGAAGCGCAAGTGA
- the atpB gene encoding F0F1 ATP synthase subunit A produces the protein MRKAMVLFACLFAGTVWASSQAGEHGVANEDKDAEGEDVAGYILHHVSDSNEYEFEVPLSHNHIPIHLPQILIPFHEGACTPVADPHGGHGEVYPGLGQGCLDLSITKHTVMMWLAALLLIGALMIWSNRDKTKLVPRGAGANLFEMLVLFVRDELAIKNIGKEEGPRYVPYLLTAFFFILFMNLLGLFPWMATATGNIAITCGLALCTFFVTQAAGIRAAGIGGYLKHLTGGVAPWLWPIMIPVEFLGLFTKPFALTIRLFANMLAGHIVIFFLLGLIFMLRNPAVALVSVPFAFGIYLLELFVAFVQAYVFTMLSALFIGMSVAMGHHHDDHHEGGASHDHGKAHHLG, from the coding sequence ATGCGCAAGGCAATGGTGCTGTTCGCCTGTCTGTTCGCGGGCACCGTGTGGGCCTCCAGTCAGGCCGGCGAGCACGGCGTGGCGAACGAGGACAAGGACGCCGAGGGCGAGGACGTCGCCGGCTACATCCTCCATCACGTGTCCGACTCGAACGAGTACGAGTTCGAGGTCCCCCTCAGCCACAACCACATCCCCATCCACCTGCCGCAGATCCTCATCCCGTTCCACGAGGGTGCCTGCACGCCGGTGGCGGATCCGCACGGCGGCCACGGTGAGGTGTACCCGGGCCTGGGCCAGGGCTGCCTGGACCTCTCCATCACCAAGCACACGGTGATGATGTGGCTGGCGGCGCTGCTGCTCATCGGCGCGCTCATGATCTGGAGCAACCGCGACAAGACGAAGCTCGTGCCGCGCGGCGCCGGTGCGAACCTCTTCGAGATGCTGGTCCTCTTCGTTCGCGACGAGCTGGCCATCAAGAACATCGGCAAGGAGGAGGGTCCCCGCTACGTGCCCTACCTGCTGACCGCGTTCTTCTTCATCCTCTTCATGAACCTGCTGGGCCTGTTCCCCTGGATGGCGACCGCCACGGGCAACATCGCCATCACGTGCGGCCTGGCGCTGTGCACCTTCTTCGTCACGCAGGCGGCGGGCATCCGCGCGGCGGGCATCGGTGGCTACCTCAAGCACCTGACGGGCGGCGTGGCCCCCTGGCTGTGGCCCATCATGATTCCGGTGGAGTTCCTGGGCCTGTTCACCAAGCCCTTCGCGCTCACCATCCGCCTCTTCGCCAACATGCTGGCGGGCCACATCGTCATCTTCTTCCTGCTGGGCCTCATCTTCATGCTCCGCAACCCCGCGGTGGCCCTGGTGAGCGTGCCGTTCGCCTTCGGCATCTACCTGCTGGAGCTGTTCGTGGCCTTCGTGCAGGCGTACGTGTTCACCATGCTGTCGGCGCTGTTCATCGGGATGAGCGTGGCCATGGGCCACCACCACGATGACCACCACGAGGGTGGCGCCAGCCACGACCACGGCAAGGCCCACCACCTGGGCTGA
- a CDS encoding ATP synthase F0 subunit C produces MTNLALAFLAAGIGAGLSIIGAALGIGKLAAAAMDATGRQPAAGGDIRTTMIIAAALIEGATLFALVVCILLAIKA; encoded by the coding sequence ATGACCAACCTCGCTCTTGCCTTCCTCGCCGCCGGTATCGGCGCTGGCCTCTCCATCATCGGCGCCGCCCTCGGCATCGGTAAGCTGGCCGCCGCCGCCATGGACGCCACGGGCCGTCAGCCGGCCGCTGGTGGCGACATCCGCACCACGATGATCATCGCCGCGGCCCTCATCGAAGGCGCCACGCTGTTCGCGCTGGTCGTCTGCATCCTGCTCGCCATCAAGGCTTAA
- the atpF gene encoding F0F1 ATP synthase subunit B, with protein sequence MFLPSVLAASSFVEVRPGLIFWTIVTFVIVLLVLRAKAWGPILSLVEEREKQISNAIESAKRERAEAEKLLADQKTAIAEARREAAETTRRVQADMEKFRDELMAKSRKEAEELKLSARREIEDQKAKAIAEVRSMAVDLAMEVAGKLINERMDDTKHRALAEQFVQGLPGATSASATRRSA encoded by the coding sequence ATGTTCCTGCCCTCTGTCCTCGCCGCCAGCAGCTTCGTGGAGGTCCGTCCGGGCCTCATCTTCTGGACCATCGTCACCTTCGTCATCGTCCTGCTGGTGCTGCGGGCGAAGGCCTGGGGGCCCATCCTGTCGCTCGTGGAAGAGCGCGAGAAGCAGATCTCCAACGCCATCGAGAGCGCCAAGCGTGAGCGCGCCGAGGCGGAGAAGCTGCTGGCCGACCAGAAGACGGCCATCGCCGAGGCCCGCCGCGAGGCCGCGGAGACCACCCGCCGCGTGCAGGCGGACATGGAGAAGTTCCGCGACGAGCTGATGGCCAAGAGCCGCAAGGAGGCGGAGGAGCTGAAGCTGTCCGCCCGCCGCGAGATCGAAGACCAGAAGGCCAAGGCCATCGCGGAGGTCCGCTCCATGGCCGTGGACCTGGCCATGGAAGTGGCCGGCAAGCTCATCAACGAGCGCATGGACGACACGAAGCACCGCGCCCTCGCCGAGCAGTTCGTGCAGGGCCTGCCCGGCGCCACGAGCGCCTCGGCGACCCGCCGCTCGGCCTAA
- the ychF gene encoding redox-regulated ATPase YchF, whose translation MALSIGIVGLPNVGKSTLFNALSAAGAQAANYPFCTIEPNVGVVPVPDDRLDQLSALVKPLKKIPTSLEFVDIAGLVRGASKGEGLGNQFLGNIRQVNAVLHVLRCFEDDNVTHVEGGVNPVRDRDVVDTELCLKDLETVEKRRERSLKNTKVGGKAGEEAKAEVALLERIKARLDEGITVRAQKLTDEEKAAIQDLFLLTDKPVLYVANISEKQIGKEDADPRVQQVREMAAKEGAGVVVLAAALESEIQQLPESDRPGFLADSGLTEPGLHKVVREGYKLLGLWTYFTVGEQECRAWTIHKGFKAPQAAGVIHSDFERGFIKAEVFSWTDLVKLGSESAVKEKGLLRVEGKEYVVQDGDCMHFRFNV comes from the coding sequence ATGGCTCTCTCCATCGGCATCGTCGGTCTGCCCAACGTGGGCAAGTCCACCCTGTTCAACGCCCTGTCCGCCGCGGGCGCGCAGGCCGCGAACTATCCGTTCTGCACCATCGAGCCGAACGTGGGCGTGGTGCCGGTGCCGGACGACCGCCTGGACCAGCTGTCGGCGCTCGTCAAGCCGCTGAAGAAGATCCCCACGTCGCTGGAGTTCGTGGACATCGCCGGCCTGGTGCGCGGCGCGTCCAAGGGCGAGGGCCTGGGCAACCAGTTCCTGGGGAACATCCGGCAGGTGAACGCGGTGCTCCACGTGCTGCGCTGCTTCGAGGACGACAACGTCACCCACGTCGAGGGAGGCGTGAATCCGGTGCGGGACCGGGACGTGGTCGACACGGAGCTGTGCCTCAAGGACCTGGAGACCGTGGAGAAGCGCCGCGAGCGCTCGCTGAAGAACACCAAGGTGGGCGGCAAGGCGGGCGAAGAGGCCAAGGCCGAGGTCGCGCTCCTGGAGCGCATCAAGGCCAGGCTGGATGAAGGCATCACGGTGCGCGCGCAGAAGCTCACCGACGAAGAGAAGGCGGCCATCCAGGACCTCTTCCTGCTGACGGACAAGCCCGTGCTGTACGTGGCGAACATCAGCGAGAAGCAGATTGGCAAGGAGGACGCCGACCCGCGCGTGCAGCAGGTGCGCGAGATGGCCGCCAAGGAGGGCGCGGGCGTGGTGGTGCTGGCGGCGGCGCTGGAGTCTGAAATCCAGCAGCTCCCCGAGTCCGACCGTCCGGGCTTCCTGGCGGACTCCGGCCTGACGGAGCCGGGCCTGCACAAGGTGGTTCGCGAGGGCTACAAGCTGCTGGGCCTGTGGACGTACTTCACGGTGGGCGAGCAGGAGTGCCGCGCGTGGACCATCCACAAGGGCTTCAAGGCGCCGCAGGCGGCGGGCGTCATCCACTCCGACTTCGAGCGCGGCTTCATCAAGGCGGAAGTCTTCTCGTGGACGGACCTGGTGAAGCTGGGCAGCGAGTCCGCGGTGAAGGAGAAGGGCCTGCTGCGCGTGGAAGGCAAGGAGTACGTCGTGCAGGACGGTGACTGCATGCACTTCCGCTTCAACGTCTGA
- a CDS encoding citrate synthase family protein: MVRRAGGRSQSRFDHPVEEELLRADEAATLLGVKRSTLYTYVSRGLVRCVPEKGTKENRYLRSDVERLKTRHDARAGHAAVASGALRWGEPVIDSSVSRISEAGLEYRGRDAVELATRGHRFEDVAELLWTGKLPLEPTPWPASETPLKGAPLSPASLAAMLPRDTPPLSALAALVPLLAAGDAGRFSAPPEQDMARARRLIRYLGAWVCVAQAPGRVSRALKEPTMAASLATAWDAKPKRTESLINLALVLCADHELNTSTFAARVTASSGADLYACMSAALAAISGHRHGGACDRVEALIAEVGRPERAAQVIHGRLRRGEAVTGFGHRLYAKGDPRVPPLIDAALSVKPESPKVRVARAVMDTMRDAGHPPPSLDWGLVMLADALGLPSGAAIVLFSLGRTAGWVAHVLEQREQGHLLRPRARYVEPPPR, from the coding sequence ATGGTGCGTCGTGCAGGGGGTCGTTCTCAATCTCGATTCGACCATCCAGTTGAGGAGGAGCTGCTGCGCGCGGATGAGGCAGCCACCCTCCTGGGCGTGAAGCGGTCGACGCTGTACACGTACGTGAGCCGGGGGCTCGTGCGGTGCGTGCCGGAGAAGGGCACGAAGGAGAACCGCTACCTGCGCTCGGACGTGGAGCGGTTGAAGACGCGCCACGACGCCCGCGCGGGCCACGCGGCGGTGGCGTCCGGAGCGCTGCGCTGGGGTGAGCCCGTCATCGACTCGTCGGTGTCTCGCATCAGCGAAGCTGGACTCGAATACCGGGGCCGCGACGCGGTGGAGCTGGCCACGCGAGGCCACCGCTTCGAGGACGTGGCGGAGCTGCTGTGGACCGGCAAACTGCCGCTGGAGCCCACGCCCTGGCCCGCGTCGGAAACACCCCTCAAGGGCGCGCCACTCTCCCCCGCTTCGCTGGCCGCCATGCTGCCGCGAGACACCCCGCCCCTGTCCGCGCTCGCGGCGCTGGTGCCCCTGCTCGCTGCGGGCGACGCGGGCCGCTTCTCCGCGCCTCCGGAGCAGGACATGGCCCGCGCGCGCAGGCTCATCCGTTACCTGGGCGCGTGGGTCTGCGTGGCCCAGGCGCCCGGCCGCGTGTCACGGGCGCTGAAGGAACCCACGATGGCCGCTTCGCTCGCCACGGCCTGGGACGCGAAGCCGAAGCGGACGGAGTCGCTGATCAACCTGGCGCTCGTGCTCTGCGCGGACCACGAACTGAACACCTCCACCTTCGCGGCCCGCGTGACGGCCTCCTCCGGCGCGGACCTGTACGCGTGCATGAGCGCCGCGCTCGCGGCCATCTCCGGCCACCGCCACGGCGGCGCCTGCGACCGCGTGGAGGCCCTCATCGCGGAGGTCGGCCGGCCCGAGCGCGCCGCGCAGGTCATCCACGGCCGCCTGCGCCGGGGCGAGGCCGTGACGGGCTTCGGCCACCGCCTCTACGCCAAGGGCGACCCGCGCGTGCCGCCGCTCATCGACGCAGCCTTGAGCGTGAAGCCCGAGTCCCCGAAGGTCCGCGTGGCCCGCGCCGTCATGGACACCATGCGCGACGCCGGCCATCCGCCCCCGTCGCTGGACTGGGGCCTGGTGATGCTCGCGGACGCGCTGGGCCTGCCCTCCGGCGCCGCCATCGTGCTGTTCAGCCTGGGCCGCACCGCGGGCTGGGTGGCCCACGTCTTGGAGCAGCGCGAGCAGGGCCACCTGCTCCGTCCGCGCGCCCGCTACGTGGAGCCTCCGCCCCGATAA
- a CDS encoding class I SAM-dependent methyltransferase, producing MNVDFGRTSSDYAKHRAGFPDAFYTRLEQDGVLTPGLRILDLGTGTGTVARSLARRGGHVTALDVSAPQLEAAARLARDEGLGIDFREAPAENTGLPSGSFDRVFAGQCWHWFDRAAAAREVFRLLKPGGKLILCHFDWTALPGNLLEATEALVEEFSPRVKLDVERFSQGLGIYPQWFRDVGVAGFQHLTSFTFDTLTPYTHEAWRGRMRANARVGAMLPPDEVARFDAALGAILAARFPQEPMAVPHRVFALVAERP from the coding sequence ATGAACGTGGACTTCGGACGGACGTCGTCGGACTACGCGAAGCACCGGGCTGGCTTCCCGGACGCCTTCTACACACGGCTGGAACAGGACGGCGTGCTCACGCCCGGCCTGCGCATTCTCGACCTGGGCACCGGCACGGGCACCGTCGCGCGCAGCCTGGCCCGGCGCGGCGGCCACGTCACCGCCCTGGACGTGTCCGCGCCGCAGCTGGAGGCCGCCGCGCGGCTCGCTCGCGACGAGGGCCTTGGCATCGACTTCCGCGAGGCGCCCGCGGAGAACACCGGCCTGCCGTCCGGGTCCTTCGACCGCGTGTTCGCGGGCCAGTGCTGGCACTGGTTCGACCGCGCCGCCGCCGCGCGCGAGGTCTTCCGCCTGCTCAAGCCCGGCGGGAAGCTGATCCTCTGCCACTTCGACTGGACGGCCCTGCCCGGCAACCTGCTGGAGGCCACCGAGGCGCTGGTGGAGGAGTTCAGCCCCCGCGTCAAACTGGACGTGGAGCGCTTCAGCCAGGGCCTGGGCATCTACCCGCAGTGGTTCCGCGACGTGGGCGTGGCCGGCTTCCAGCACCTGACGTCCTTCACCTTCGACACGCTCACGCCCTACACCCACGAGGCGTGGCGCGGACGGATGCGCGCGAATGCCCGCGTCGGCGCCATGCTCCCGCCCGACGAGGTCGCCCGCTTCGACGCCGCGCTGGGCGCGATCCTCGCCGCGCGCTTCCCCCAGGAGCCGATGGCCGTTCCCCACCGCGTGTTCGCGCTCGTCGCGGAGCGCCCGTGA
- the agmC gene encoding adventurous gliding motility protein AgmC has translation MRITLALIVGLLLAQVARAEPDSFGLGTGRDGTLTVVPGNPLPLSVASPLGKNAVAGDQELVVSSAIVSSGDLVMIHESSGLSPAPDVGNSKGVSLTGSIALGRWELARVEAVTTSAPPTLVLTAPLRYAYTASRAQVVRVAEYADLIVQPGARLTASPWTGKAGGILAMLVTGKVINEGRIDADGMGAQGGSFQVGADLMGCTGLELERAKGGSSRGEGVAGVSSRTGISSGRGNLANGGGGGNCSASGGGGGGHGGVGGQGGRTATADGQRDEGGLGGAALNYSVFERFAFGGGGGAGHGYDTSGSGGAAGGGVVFIRASAFDGKGVYSASGAAAVASSGNDGAGGGGAGGAVMLRAADILNCGAVEARGGAGGDVRMDKEPLGPGGGGAGGRVLLQARGVSCLANVSAGSAGVSAYPGAGSYGATPVSTASDAGTPDGGPLPDGGTSSGGTSAGTVQQVDGAFQVPVTPVITAPASGETSTSTRPRFEGTAGTNGPIVHIVVDGREIGAVVPGSDGRFTYDPTTPLAAGAHQVVAWAESLGVASSASTPVRFTTPAVVLADGGVVQMAVLVVPGNGDTVGPTPLFAGTAPNGVNVGVVIDDGPDIIVPLDLLGRFRYQVPESDPLSVGPHKVTVHSHNEAGDDGPYSDVVGFEVAVPGADGGTNGDAGTVDPAVPMVLVPEQGATVDPTFMFVGVALPGTTVRLEVDGTALALATADDEGVFRHVLTADTALEMGAHKVVAQVVTEEGEAGPMSPEVGFQVRGPTDLDVGCGCGTAPAGMISLWALVGLGALARRRRARS, from the coding sequence ATGCGCATCACGCTGGCCCTCATCGTTGGATTGCTCCTGGCGCAGGTCGCTCGCGCGGAGCCGGATTCGTTTGGCCTGGGCACCGGCCGTGACGGCACGCTGACCGTCGTCCCGGGGAATCCGCTCCCCCTGTCCGTGGCGTCCCCGCTGGGGAAGAACGCCGTGGCGGGGGACCAGGAGCTGGTGGTGTCCAGCGCCATCGTCTCCTCGGGCGACCTGGTGATGATCCACGAGAGCAGCGGCCTGTCGCCCGCGCCCGACGTGGGCAATTCGAAGGGCGTGTCGCTGACGGGGTCCATCGCGCTGGGGCGCTGGGAGCTGGCGCGGGTGGAGGCGGTGACGACCAGCGCGCCCCCCACGCTCGTGCTGACCGCGCCGCTGCGGTACGCCTACACCGCGAGCCGGGCGCAGGTGGTGCGCGTGGCCGAGTACGCCGACCTCATCGTCCAGCCGGGCGCGCGGCTCACCGCGTCGCCGTGGACCGGCAAGGCGGGCGGCATCCTCGCGATGCTGGTGACGGGCAAGGTGATCAACGAAGGCCGCATCGACGCGGACGGCATGGGCGCCCAGGGCGGCTCCTTCCAGGTGGGCGCCGACCTGATGGGCTGCACCGGACTGGAGCTGGAGCGTGCGAAGGGCGGGTCCTCGCGCGGCGAGGGCGTGGCGGGAGTTTCCTCGAGGACGGGCATCTCCAGCGGGCGCGGCAACCTGGCCAACGGTGGCGGCGGTGGCAACTGCTCCGCTTCGGGCGGTGGCGGTGGCGGTCACGGCGGCGTCGGAGGCCAGGGCGGGCGCACGGCGACGGCGGATGGGCAGCGCGACGAGGGAGGCCTGGGCGGCGCGGCGCTGAACTACTCCGTGTTCGAGCGCTTCGCGTTCGGCGGTGGCGGCGGCGCGGGCCATGGCTACGACACGTCCGGCTCCGGCGGCGCGGCGGGGGGGGGCGTGGTGTTCATCCGCGCCTCCGCGTTCGACGGCAAGGGCGTCTACAGCGCCTCCGGCGCGGCGGCGGTGGCCTCTTCGGGCAATGACGGCGCGGGCGGCGGTGGCGCGGGCGGCGCGGTGATGCTGCGCGCGGCGGACATCCTGAACTGCGGTGCGGTCGAGGCACGGGGTGGCGCGGGCGGCGACGTGAGGATGGACAAGGAGCCCCTCGGGCCGGGCGGGGGCGGTGCTGGCGGCCGGGTGTTGCTCCAGGCCAGGGGCGTCTCGTGCCTCGCCAACGTGAGCGCGGGCAGCGCGGGCGTGTCCGCCTATCCGGGCGCGGGTTCCTACGGCGCGACGCCGGTCTCCACCGCGTCGGACGCGGGCACTCCGGACGGCGGCCCGTTGCCTGACGGAGGCACGTCCTCGGGCGGCACGTCCGCCGGGACGGTGCAGCAGGTGGATGGGGCGTTCCAGGTCCCGGTCACGCCGGTCATCACGGCGCCCGCGTCGGGTGAGACGTCCACCAGCACGCGCCCGCGCTTCGAGGGCACCGCGGGCACGAACGGTCCCATCGTCCACATCGTCGTGGACGGGCGGGAGATTGGCGCGGTGGTGCCGGGGTCGGACGGCCGCTTCACCTACGACCCCACCACGCCGCTGGCCGCGGGGGCGCACCAGGTCGTCGCCTGGGCGGAGTCGCTGGGCGTGGCGAGCAGCGCGTCCACGCCGGTGCGCTTCACCACGCCCGCGGTGGTGCTCGCGGACGGCGGTGTCGTGCAGATGGCGGTGCTGGTGGTGCCGGGCAACGGGGACACGGTGGGGCCCACGCCGCTGTTCGCCGGCACCGCGCCCAATGGCGTGAACGTGGGCGTGGTCATCGACGACGGGCCGGACATCATCGTGCCGTTGGACCTGCTGGGGCGCTTCCGCTACCAGGTGCCGGAGTCGGATCCGCTGAGCGTGGGCCCGCACAAGGTGACGGTGCACTCGCACAACGAGGCGGGGGATGACGGGCCGTACTCCGACGTCGTGGGCTTCGAGGTGGCGGTGCCCGGAGCGGACGGCGGAACGAATGGCGACGCGGGCACGGTGGATCCGGCGGTGCCCATGGTGCTGGTGCCCGAGCAGGGCGCGACCGTGGATCCGACGTTCATGTTCGTGGGCGTGGCGCTGCCGGGCACGACCGTGCGGCTGGAGGTGGACGGCACGGCGCTCGCGCTCGCCACGGCGGATGACGAAGGCGTCTTCCGCCACGTGCTGACGGCGGACACGGCGCTCGAGATGGGCGCGCACAAGGTCGTCGCGCAGGTGGTGACGGAGGAAGGCGAGGCGGGGCCGATGTCTCCGGAGGTGGGCTTCCAGGTGCGAGGCCCCACCGACCTGGACGTGGGCTGCGGCTGTGGCACGGCGCCCGCGGGGATGATCAGCCTCTGGGCGCTGGTGGGCCTGGGCGCCCTGGCGCGCCGCCGCCGCGCGCGGAGCTGA
- a CDS encoding DUSAM domain-containing protein, with amino-acid sequence MTGQDLNWDDVRDLSRRVSAGEPFTLTAESRAILQRTGPQVGIPVADVQQAIQSEAGAATLLTEIARRIRDGSNRLSRALSEVTKRQEAGDMDGARQVLRDIVEDEVVPLYRDIAQIQLEALDEA; translated from the coding sequence ATGACCGGACAGGATTTGAACTGGGACGACGTTCGGGACCTTTCACGCCGGGTCTCGGCCGGTGAGCCCTTCACGCTCACGGCCGAGTCGCGCGCCATCCTCCAGCGCACGGGGCCCCAGGTCGGCATTCCAGTCGCGGATGTCCAGCAGGCGATCCAAAGCGAGGCTGGCGCCGCGACGCTGCTCACCGAGATCGCACGGCGTATTCGTGACGGGTCCAACCGCTTGTCACGCGCACTCAGCGAAGTGACGAAGCGCCAGGAGGCGGGCGACATGGACGGCGCGCGGCAGGTCCTCCGCGACATCGTGGAGGACGAAGTGGTGCCGCTCTACCGCGACATCGCTCAAATCCAACTGGAAGCCCTGGACGAAGCCTAA
- a CDS encoding metallophosphoesterase, giving the protein MTTDVSSEEAPSRRSRRSARAPGWRWVLSLLLGLGLPTLLHVYIGLRLFTAPGWPAPWAALGWGLLGLCYLVLLAGFRAARREAAGFSRVIQWGAYVWLGAFGVFLTAVLASDVVGAALSLSGTVTDMHALARGRAAVVLGTVVPAVAFAFVTARGRARVERTTVALKDLGPGLDGLRVVQLSDVHVGPTLDGVWLQRVVDQVNALKPDIVAITGDLVDGSVDQLRDQMTPLASLQAPLGVYYVTGNHEFYHGARAWMAEVARLGITVLTNEHRVVERGGARLVVAGVTDHDAGHIDPPLKSRPDLALAGAPPDVPRLLLAHQPRTALSLEGLRVDLQLSGHTHGGQIFPFMFFVKLQQPVVQGLATVAGTRVYTHRGTGYWGPPLRLGPAPEIAALTLVGAPRSDGDSSQA; this is encoded by the coding sequence GTGACGACGGACGTGTCCTCGGAAGAAGCTCCCTCGCGGCGGTCCCGGCGCTCGGCCCGGGCTCCGGGGTGGCGGTGGGTGCTGTCGCTGCTCCTGGGGCTGGGCCTGCCCACCCTGCTGCACGTCTACATCGGCCTTCGCCTCTTCACCGCGCCCGGCTGGCCTGCTCCCTGGGCCGCCCTGGGCTGGGGCCTGCTGGGCCTCTGCTACCTCGTCCTGCTGGCGGGCTTTCGCGCCGCGCGCCGTGAGGCCGCCGGCTTCTCCCGCGTCATCCAGTGGGGCGCTTACGTCTGGCTGGGCGCCTTCGGCGTGTTCCTCACCGCCGTGCTCGCCTCCGACGTCGTCGGCGCCGCGCTGTCGCTCTCCGGCACCGTCACCGACATGCACGCGCTCGCCCGGGGCCGCGCGGCCGTCGTGCTGGGCACCGTCGTGCCCGCCGTGGCCTTCGCCTTCGTCACCGCGCGCGGCAGGGCCCGCGTGGAGCGCACCACCGTGGCCCTGAAGGACCTGGGCCCGGGCCTGGACGGCCTGCGCGTCGTGCAACTGTCCGACGTCCACGTGGGCCCCACCCTGGACGGCGTGTGGCTCCAGCGCGTGGTGGATCAGGTCAACGCCCTGAAGCCGGACATCGTCGCCATCACCGGCGACCTGGTGGACGGCTCCGTGGACCAGCTGCGCGACCAGATGACCCCGCTCGCGTCCCTCCAGGCCCCGCTCGGCGTCTACTACGTCACCGGAAACCACGAGTTCTACCATGGCGCCCGCGCCTGGATGGCCGAGGTGGCCCGGCTGGGCATCACCGTCCTCACCAACGAGCACCGCGTCGTGGAGCGCGGCGGCGCCCGGCTCGTCGTCGCCGGCGTCACCGACCACGACGCGGGCCACATCGATCCGCCGCTCAAGAGCCGCCCCGACCTGGCGCTCGCCGGCGCCCCGCCGGACGTGCCCCGCCTGCTGCTGGCCCACCAGCCCCGCACCGCCCTGTCCCTGGAGGGCCTGCGCGTGGACCTCCAGCTCTCCGGCCACACCCACGGCGGGCAGATCTTCCCCTTCATGTTCTTCGTGAAGCTCCAGCAGCCCGTCGTGCAGGGCCTGGCCACCGTCGCCGGCACCCGCGTCTACACCCACCGCGGCACCGGCTACTGGGGCCCCCCCTTGCGCCTGGGCCCCGCCCCGGAGATCGCGGCCCTCACCCTGGTAGGAGCTCCCCGTTCTGACGGTGATTCAAGCCAAGCTTGA